One window from the genome of Dasypus novemcinctus isolate mDasNov1 chromosome 26, mDasNov1.1.hap2, whole genome shotgun sequence encodes:
- the GORASP1 gene encoding Golgi reassembly-stacking protein 1 isoform X1, with amino-acid sequence MGLGASAERPAGAEGFHLHGVQENSPAQRAGLEPYFDFIITIGHSRLNKENDTLKALLKANVEKPVKLEVFSTKTMKVREVQVVPSSLWGGPGLLGASVRFCSFRRASEHVWHVLDVEPASPAALAGLHPYTDFVVGSDQILQESEDFFTLIESHEGRPLKLMVYNSESDTCREVTVTPNAAWGGEGSLGCGIGYGYLHRIPTQSPSHKRPAGGLPPAPTPPDSPFLGPEMVSSQDDYMEALLQAPDSSMEEPLPEPGTPSRSAPDLGGLPCSMGSALQPPPPVQRVMDPGFLDVSGVSFLDGSSISVWPGLPPSTEPTSTAAAASGPEDAGSSSGSHERAGEATWSGSELEVSFLDPLPRLTLPDSLTSAASPEDGLSAQLLEAQAEDPASTEDLGPELVEPASPQEHAGPALGSTP; translated from the exons ATGGGTCTGGGCGCCAGCGCCGAGCGGCCCGCGGGCGCCGAGGGCTTCCACCTGCACGGG GTGCAGGAGAACTCCCCGGCCCAGCGGGCAGGCCTGGAGCCCTACTTTGACTTCATCATCACCATCGGGCACTCGAGGCTG AACAAGGAGAACGACACGCTGAAGGCGCTGCTGAAGGCCAACGTGGAGAAGCCCGTGAAGCTGGAGGTGTTCAGCACGAAGACCATGAAGGTGCGCGAGGTGCAGGTGGTGCCCAGCAGCCTGTGGGGCGGCCCGGGCCTGCTGGGGGCCAGCGTGCGCTTCTGCAGCTTCCGCAGGGCCAGCGAGCACGTGTGGCACGTGCTG GACGTGGAGCCGGCCTCGCCAGCCGCCCTCGCCGGCCTCCACCCCTACACGGACTTTGTGGTTGGCTCAGACCAGATCCTGCAGGAG TCTGAGGACTTCTTCACGCTCATCGAGTCCCACGAGGGGAGGCCCCTGAAGCTGATGGTCTATAACTCCGAGTCTGACACCTGCCGGGAAGTGACCGTCACTCCCAACGCAGCCTGGGGTGGCGAGGGCAG CCTGGGGTGCGGCATCGGCTATGGCTACTTGCACCGGATCCCGACCCAGTCCCCCAGCCACAAGAGGCCGGCTGGCGGCCTGCCACCAGCACCCACGCCCCCAGATTCTCCTTTTCTTGGCCCAGAGATGGTCTCCAGCCAGGACGACTACATGGAG gccctgctgCAAGCCCCTGACTCTTCCATGGAGGAGCCGCTCCCTGAGCCCGGGACTCCCAGCCGCAGCGCTCCAGACCTCGGGGGGCTTCCGTGCTCCATGGGGTCTGCTCTCCAGCCCCCGCCTCCAGTGCAGCGAGTCATGGACCCAG GCTTCCTGGACGTGTCGGGCGTCTCCTTCCTGGACGGCAGCAGCATCAGCGTCTGGCCCGGCCTGCCCCCTTCCACAGAGCCGACCTCCACAGCTGCCGCGGCCTCCGGCCCAGAAGACGCCGGCTCCAGCTCCGGGTCTCATGAGCGGGCTG GCGAGGCCACATGGTCGGGGTCGGAGCTTGAGGTCTCCTTCTTGGACCCCCTGCCCCGGCTGACGCTGCCCGACAGCCTCACCTCGGCCGCCTCCCCGGAAGACGGGCTGTCCGCCCAGCTGCTGGAGGCGCAGGCCGAGGACCCGGCCAGCACGGAGGACCTCGGCCCCGAGCTGGTCGAGCCGGCCAGCCCCCAGGAACACGCTGGCCCAGCCCTCGGCTCGACGCCCTGA
- the GORASP1 gene encoding Golgi reassembly-stacking protein 1 isoform X3: protein MSLHGDFFLEEVACCAGRWGWGWCCQMSSLSCTVWDRDVEPASPAALAGLHPYTDFVVGSDQILQESEDFFTLIESHEGRPLKLMVYNSESDTCREVTVTPNAAWGGEGSLGCGIGYGYLHRIPTQSPSHKRPAGGLPPAPTPPDSPFLGPEMVSSQDDYMEALLQAPDSSMEEPLPEPGTPSRSAPDLGGLPCSMGSALQPPPPVQRVMDPGFLDVSGVSFLDGSSISVWPGLPPSTEPTSTAAAASGPEDAGSSSGSHERAGEATWSGSELEVSFLDPLPRLTLPDSLTSAASPEDGLSAQLLEAQAEDPASTEDLGPELVEPASPQEHAGPALGSTP from the exons ATGTCCTTGCACGGTGActtcttcctggaggaggtggcttgTTGTGCTGGacgctggggctggggctggtgcTGCCAGATGTCCAGCTTGTCCTGTACGGTGTGGGACAGG GACGTGGAGCCGGCCTCGCCAGCCGCCCTCGCCGGCCTCCACCCCTACACGGACTTTGTGGTTGGCTCAGACCAGATCCTGCAGGAG TCTGAGGACTTCTTCACGCTCATCGAGTCCCACGAGGGGAGGCCCCTGAAGCTGATGGTCTATAACTCCGAGTCTGACACCTGCCGGGAAGTGACCGTCACTCCCAACGCAGCCTGGGGTGGCGAGGGCAG CCTGGGGTGCGGCATCGGCTATGGCTACTTGCACCGGATCCCGACCCAGTCCCCCAGCCACAAGAGGCCGGCTGGCGGCCTGCCACCAGCACCCACGCCCCCAGATTCTCCTTTTCTTGGCCCAGAGATGGTCTCCAGCCAGGACGACTACATGGAG gccctgctgCAAGCCCCTGACTCTTCCATGGAGGAGCCGCTCCCTGAGCCCGGGACTCCCAGCCGCAGCGCTCCAGACCTCGGGGGGCTTCCGTGCTCCATGGGGTCTGCTCTCCAGCCCCCGCCTCCAGTGCAGCGAGTCATGGACCCAG GCTTCCTGGACGTGTCGGGCGTCTCCTTCCTGGACGGCAGCAGCATCAGCGTCTGGCCCGGCCTGCCCCCTTCCACAGAGCCGACCTCCACAGCTGCCGCGGCCTCCGGCCCAGAAGACGCCGGCTCCAGCTCCGGGTCTCATGAGCGGGCTG GCGAGGCCACATGGTCGGGGTCGGAGCTTGAGGTCTCCTTCTTGGACCCCCTGCCCCGGCTGACGCTGCCCGACAGCCTCACCTCGGCCGCCTCCCCGGAAGACGGGCTGTCCGCCCAGCTGCTGGAGGCGCAGGCCGAGGACCCGGCCAGCACGGAGGACCTCGGCCCCGAGCTGGTCGAGCCGGCCAGCCCCCAGGAACACGCTGGCCCAGCCCTCGGCTCGACGCCCTGA
- the GORASP1 gene encoding Golgi reassembly-stacking protein 1 isoform X2 — MGLGASAERPAGAEGFHLHGVQENSPAQRAGLEPYFDFIITIGHSRLNKENDTLKALLKANVEKPVKLEVFSTKTMKDVEPASPAALAGLHPYTDFVVGSDQILQESEDFFTLIESHEGRPLKLMVYNSESDTCREVTVTPNAAWGGEGSLGCGIGYGYLHRIPTQSPSHKRPAGGLPPAPTPPDSPFLGPEMVSSQDDYMEALLQAPDSSMEEPLPEPGTPSRSAPDLGGLPCSMGSALQPPPPVQRVMDPGFLDVSGVSFLDGSSISVWPGLPPSTEPTSTAAAASGPEDAGSSSGSHERAGEATWSGSELEVSFLDPLPRLTLPDSLTSAASPEDGLSAQLLEAQAEDPASTEDLGPELVEPASPQEHAGPALGSTP, encoded by the exons ATGGGTCTGGGCGCCAGCGCCGAGCGGCCCGCGGGCGCCGAGGGCTTCCACCTGCACGGG GTGCAGGAGAACTCCCCGGCCCAGCGGGCAGGCCTGGAGCCCTACTTTGACTTCATCATCACCATCGGGCACTCGAGGCTG AACAAGGAGAACGACACGCTGAAGGCGCTGCTGAAGGCCAACGTGGAGAAGCCCGTGAAGCTGGAGGTGTTCAGCACGAAGACCATGAAG GACGTGGAGCCGGCCTCGCCAGCCGCCCTCGCCGGCCTCCACCCCTACACGGACTTTGTGGTTGGCTCAGACCAGATCCTGCAGGAG TCTGAGGACTTCTTCACGCTCATCGAGTCCCACGAGGGGAGGCCCCTGAAGCTGATGGTCTATAACTCCGAGTCTGACACCTGCCGGGAAGTGACCGTCACTCCCAACGCAGCCTGGGGTGGCGAGGGCAG CCTGGGGTGCGGCATCGGCTATGGCTACTTGCACCGGATCCCGACCCAGTCCCCCAGCCACAAGAGGCCGGCTGGCGGCCTGCCACCAGCACCCACGCCCCCAGATTCTCCTTTTCTTGGCCCAGAGATGGTCTCCAGCCAGGACGACTACATGGAG gccctgctgCAAGCCCCTGACTCTTCCATGGAGGAGCCGCTCCCTGAGCCCGGGACTCCCAGCCGCAGCGCTCCAGACCTCGGGGGGCTTCCGTGCTCCATGGGGTCTGCTCTCCAGCCCCCGCCTCCAGTGCAGCGAGTCATGGACCCAG GCTTCCTGGACGTGTCGGGCGTCTCCTTCCTGGACGGCAGCAGCATCAGCGTCTGGCCCGGCCTGCCCCCTTCCACAGAGCCGACCTCCACAGCTGCCGCGGCCTCCGGCCCAGAAGACGCCGGCTCCAGCTCCGGGTCTCATGAGCGGGCTG GCGAGGCCACATGGTCGGGGTCGGAGCTTGAGGTCTCCTTCTTGGACCCCCTGCCCCGGCTGACGCTGCCCGACAGCCTCACCTCGGCCGCCTCCCCGGAAGACGGGCTGTCCGCCCAGCTGCTGGAGGCGCAGGCCGAGGACCCGGCCAGCACGGAGGACCTCGGCCCCGAGCTGGTCGAGCCGGCCAGCCCCCAGGAACACGCTGGCCCAGCCCTCGGCTCGACGCCCTGA